Proteins encoded within one genomic window of Bacillus sp. F19:
- a CDS encoding PH domain-containing protein: MMSEPKRLHPASAILTFFKQLKDGIFPVIVLFFVNDYKIFFFIGLAVILIALIICSIISWMKYTYRIEENELRIEFGIFVKKKRYIPIERIQSINESAGIIQQIFGLVKLQLETAGGGAEAEAVLTAVTKEEARRINTALAERKKEMVVQDKAARTLKEDKTYLTYKIGVKELLVAASTSSGIGVVLSAAFAFFSQFDELIPFDDIIDRFSFLSNASITVYAIIVFLAFFIAWILSIIGVCLKFANFTVIKKEQDLVISRGLFEKHQLTIPLERIQAMKISENLIRQPFGYATVHIVSAGGNAKDQNVSAVLFPLIKKIKIQQMLTEFTPDFFLADQLNPLPKKAKRGYVLVYTIPFLVISCILSCFFQPWGYIALLTVPAGLLIGLASFKGAGWAIHDEQLTLSSRNLVKSTFVVKRKRIQVIEARQSFFQRRINLASIQSSTTSGMGGTHFIVKGVDIEDAGEVLEWYSYENHAKKDAIL, from the coding sequence ATGATGTCTGAACCTAAAAGACTGCATCCTGCCTCTGCTATATTAACCTTTTTCAAGCAATTGAAAGACGGGATATTTCCTGTCATCGTACTTTTCTTCGTCAATGACTATAAGATCTTTTTCTTTATCGGTCTTGCCGTGATTCTGATCGCTTTGATCATCTGCAGTATCATAAGCTGGATGAAATATACATACCGCATTGAAGAAAATGAACTGCGGATTGAATTCGGCATATTTGTGAAAAAGAAAAGATATATTCCGATTGAAAGAATACAATCAATCAACGAAAGTGCAGGCATCATTCAGCAGATATTCGGACTTGTGAAGCTGCAGCTTGAAACAGCGGGGGGCGGTGCAGAGGCCGAAGCCGTTCTAACAGCTGTGACAAAAGAAGAAGCCCGCAGGATAAATACAGCTTTAGCGGAAAGAAAAAAAGAAATGGTGGTTCAGGATAAAGCCGCCAGGACATTAAAAGAAGACAAAACATATTTAACATATAAAATTGGAGTAAAAGAACTGCTGGTTGCTGCGTCAACATCAAGCGGAATCGGAGTGGTTCTGTCTGCGGCTTTTGCTTTTTTCTCACAGTTCGACGAGCTGATTCCGTTTGATGACATCATCGATCGTTTTTCTTTTCTTTCAAATGCAAGCATCACTGTTTATGCCATTATTGTATTCCTTGCATTTTTCATCGCATGGATCCTGAGTATAATCGGAGTTTGTCTGAAGTTTGCCAACTTTACAGTGATAAAGAAAGAACAGGATCTAGTCATCTCGCGCGGATTATTTGAGAAACACCAGCTGACGATTCCGCTTGAGAGAATCCAGGCTATGAAGATCAGCGAAAACCTAATTCGCCAGCCATTCGGCTATGCAACTGTGCACATTGTCAGCGCAGGGGGAAACGCTAAAGATCAGAATGTTTCTGCCGTCCTTTTTCCGCTGATTAAAAAAATAAAAATACAGCAGATGCTAACCGAGTTTACACCTGACTTTTTTTTAGCTGATCAATTAAACCCTCTGCCAAAGAAAGCGAAAAGAGGATATGTTCTCGTTTATACAATTCCTTTCTTGGTGATTTCATGCATTCTGAGCTGCTTTTTTCAGCCGTGGGGTTACATTGCGCTGCTGACTGTTCCGGCAGGACTTCTTATCGGTCTTGCATCATTTAAGGGTGCAGGATGGGCCATACATGACGAACAATTAACGCTTTCATCAAGGAATCTGGTCAAATCCACATTCGTTGTAAAGAGAAAAAGAATTCAGGTCATTGAGGCAAGGCAATCCTTTTTTCAGCGCCGCATAAACCTGGCGTCTATTCAATCTTCAACAACGTCAGGAATGGGAGGAACACATTTCATAGTAAAAGGCGTCGATATTGAGGATGCCGGAGAAGTGTTAGAGTGGTATTCTTATGAAAATCATGCAAAAAAAGACGCGATCCTTTGA
- a CDS encoding anti-sigma regulatory factor, whose translation MDNQSCVKIITEWDIVAARQLGRNVAKELGFGTVDQARITTAISELARNIYLYAGQGQICIEQISEFSKKGLKIIAIDNGPGIPDIRKVMEDGFSTSGGLGAGLPGVKRLMDEFSINTVLEEGTDIQAVKWLR comes from the coding sequence ATGGATAACCAATCCTGTGTAAAAATCATTACGGAGTGGGACATTGTTGCTGCACGGCAGCTTGGACGCAATGTTGCAAAAGAACTCGGGTTTGGTACTGTAGACCAAGCGAGGATTACAACAGCTATTTCCGAATTAGCCCGTAATATATATTTGTATGCTGGACAAGGTCAAATTTGCATTGAGCAGATCAGCGAATTCAGTAAAAAAGGTTTAAAAATAATAGCCATTGATAACGGACCAGGAATACCAGATATCCGAAAAGTGATGGAAGACGGCTTTTCAACATCTGGTGGGTTAGGAGCCGGATTGCCTGGAGTAAAACGCCTGATGGATGAATTCAGCATTAATACCGTTTTGGAAGAGGGAACGGATATCCAAGCAGTCAAATGGCTTCGCTAG
- a CDS encoding STAS domain-containing protein yields MRTPRIPILKLHNCLLVSIQWELDDQTALQFQEDLLHKIHETGASGVVIDLTSVDVIDSFIAKVLGDVIGMSKLMGAKVVLTGIQPAVAITLIELGIHLADVQTALDLEKGLETLQQELGE; encoded by the coding sequence ATGAGAACTCCAAGAATACCGATTTTAAAACTTCATAATTGTCTGCTTGTATCCATTCAGTGGGAACTTGATGATCAGACTGCCCTGCAATTTCAGGAAGATCTTCTTCATAAAATCCATGAGACGGGCGCAAGCGGTGTTGTCATAGATTTAACCTCCGTAGATGTCATTGATTCTTTTATCGCCAAGGTTTTAGGTGATGTTATCGGCATGTCGAAATTAATGGGAGCTAAAGTTGTTTTAACAGGCATTCAGCCTGCGGTAGCAATCACCCTCATTGAGCTTGGCATTCACCTTGCTGATGTACAAACCGCGCTTGACCTGGAAAAAGGACTTGAAACATTACAACAGGAGCTGGGGGAATAA
- the acpS gene encoding holo-ACP synthase has protein sequence MINGLGLDLAELERIERLIMRQPKFIDRILTEREKDKYQSLAQRRKIEYAAGRFAAKEAFSKAMGSGIGKIYSFNDIEILNDGNGKPAVTMPVLPGYIIHISITHTKDYAAAQVIIESSSS, from the coding sequence ATGATTAATGGGCTGGGTCTTGATTTGGCTGAGCTGGAACGGATTGAAAGGTTAATAATGAGACAGCCGAAATTCATTGACCGGATTCTCACAGAAAGAGAGAAAGATAAATATCAATCGCTTGCGCAAAGGAGGAAAATTGAATATGCTGCCGGAAGGTTTGCGGCGAAAGAGGCGTTTTCAAAAGCGATGGGATCCGGGATTGGGAAAATATACAGTTTTAATGATATCGAAATTCTGAATGATGGAAATGGAAAACCGGCTGTAACAATGCCTGTTTTGCCTGGTTATATCATCCACATCTCTATCACTCACACAAAGGATTATGCTGCTGCTCAAGTAATTATTGAAAGCTCGTCAAGCTAG
- a CDS encoding alpha/beta fold hydrolase, whose product MKGCLCIHGFTGAPYEVEPLVRHLKEETDWVLKVPTLPGHGETPGLKGIQFSEWIAHAENELRDLLEECTEVYIIGFSMGGLIAAYLASRYRVDKLVLLSAAAYYLNPRQMLIDVKELFADAIRGNAANNELFIRYRKKILETPIAATLEFRKLVRYIRPILDKITIPVLIVQGECDGIVPVKSAKYIYERITSEQKELCFLPCSKHLICHGEDFPMLVEVIESFLMTQNKMSAK is encoded by the coding sequence ATGAAAGGATGCCTATGTATTCATGGATTTACCGGTGCCCCGTATGAAGTGGAACCTCTTGTCCGCCATCTGAAGGAAGAGACAGACTGGGTGCTGAAAGTGCCTACTCTGCCGGGACATGGAGAGACCCCAGGTCTGAAGGGAATACAGTTCAGTGAATGGATTGCCCATGCTGAAAATGAATTAAGAGATCTGTTAGAAGAATGCACAGAAGTCTATATCATCGGTTTTTCAATGGGCGGATTAATTGCCGCGTATCTGGCATCGAGGTACCGGGTAGATAAACTTGTCCTGCTGAGTGCAGCGGCTTATTACCTTAATCCCCGGCAGATGCTTATTGATGTAAAAGAACTCTTTGCAGATGCCATTAGAGGAAATGCGGCAAACAATGAACTTTTTATAAGATACCGAAAAAAAATCCTTGAAACACCTATTGCAGCTACGCTTGAATTCAGGAAACTCGTCAGGTATATCCGACCAATATTGGATAAAATAACTATACCTGTTTTGATTGTCCAAGGAGAGTGTGACGGAATTGTGCCTGTGAAAAGCGCAAAATATATCTATGAAAGAATCACTTCAGAGCAGAAGGAGCTTTGTTTTCTGCCCTGTTCAAAACATCTTATTTGTCATGGGGAGGATTTCCCAATGCTTGTTGAAGTTATAGAATCCTTTCTGATGACACAAAATAAAATGAGTGCAAAATGA
- the alr gene encoding alanine racemase — MGNSFYRDTWAEIDLDAIYSNVKSMKNHIGENTQLIAVVKANAYGHGDVEVAKTALEAGAEMLAVAFLDEAVVLREAGVDVPILVMGASRPADVKIAIDQRIILTAPSLEWLTEAEKNVQKGLLSVHLKIDTGMGRLGVRTEEELLQAFKFAEEKPKVKIEGIFTHFATADELDTAYFSKQYDVFTAMAQKAADYDGVMIHCGNSATGLRFPEKLVHAVRLGISMYGLSPSMEIKPELPYELKEAFSLHSRLVHVKKISKGDKVSYGATYTAEKDEWIGTIPIGYADGWVRRLKESEVLIDGERMPIVGRICMDQCMIKLSSFKETGTKVTLIGRQKEDFISVDEVAERLDTINYEVPCTITLRVPRMFLKNKSIIEVRNSLFCGVKKLADRP; from the coding sequence ATGGGAAATTCTTTTTACCGCGATACTTGGGCTGAAATCGATTTAGATGCAATATACAGCAACGTGAAATCAATGAAAAATCATATAGGCGAAAACACGCAGCTGATTGCGGTTGTGAAGGCCAATGCTTATGGTCACGGAGATGTAGAAGTGGCAAAAACGGCTCTTGAAGCAGGTGCTGAAATGCTTGCAGTCGCGTTTTTAGATGAAGCGGTCGTGCTGCGCGAAGCGGGGGTAGATGTGCCGATCCTGGTGATGGGTGCTTCCAGGCCGGCAGATGTGAAGATCGCCATTGATCAGCGCATTATTTTGACAGCTCCTTCTCTTGAATGGCTGACGGAAGCTGAAAAGAATGTTCAAAAAGGATTATTATCTGTTCATCTAAAAATTGATACCGGAATGGGCCGTCTCGGTGTCCGGACAGAGGAAGAACTGCTTCAGGCATTTAAATTTGCAGAAGAAAAACCAAAAGTGAAAATAGAAGGTATCTTTACGCACTTTGCAACAGCAGATGAACTGGATACTGCTTATTTCAGCAAGCAGTACGACGTATTCACCGCAATGGCGCAAAAAGCAGCTGATTATGATGGAGTTATGATCCACTGCGGCAACAGTGCAACGGGACTCCGTTTTCCTGAAAAATTAGTTCACGCTGTGAGACTGGGAATCTCTATGTACGGTCTAAGTCCTTCAATGGAAATAAAACCTGAACTGCCCTATGAACTGAAAGAAGCTTTTTCCCTTCATTCAAGGCTTGTTCATGTGAAAAAAATCAGCAAAGGCGACAAAGTAAGCTACGGGGCCACATACACAGCTGAGAAAGATGAATGGATAGGGACGATTCCGATTGGATATGCAGATGGATGGGTGCGCCGTCTAAAAGAATCAGAAGTTCTGATTGATGGTGAAAGAATGCCGATTGTTGGAAGGATCTGCATGGATCAATGTATGATTAAGCTTTCATCCTTTAAAGAAACAGGGACAAAGGTAACGTTAATCGGCAGGCAAAAAGAAGATTTTATTTCTGTGGATGAAGTGGCAGAAAGACTGGATACAATCAACTATGAAGTGCCTTGTACAATAACTTTGCGCGTTCCCCGTATGTTTTTGAAAAATAAGAGTATAATTGAAGTGAGAAACTCTCTTTTTTGCGGCGTAAAAAAGCTTGCGGATCGCCCGTAA
- a CDS encoding STAS domain-containing protein: MKDASNPVLDFVLAHQNEVLNEWKDSLKDLGDQKYSNILSDQVYLNTCNEYLQILISYMKNPGSDLTEKVSDYAHRVVQLGWSLKYISEGLKELSLIIFTKMTDGLPEAEKMKIVWEFDKSLSPINNELIHQYAESWERTVFLQKIALQELSAPLIPIFENITIMPLVGTIDTERAKQIMENLLTGVVKHRVQVVLIDITGVPVVDTMVAHHIIQASEAVRLVGAKCLIVGIRPEIAQTIVNLGIDLSQVITKNSLQKGMEAALEMTNRQIVEMGDSQ, from the coding sequence ATGAAAGATGCATCTAATCCAGTACTCGATTTTGTTCTGGCTCATCAAAATGAGGTCCTGAATGAATGGAAAGACAGTCTGAAAGATCTTGGAGATCAGAAGTACTCTAACATCCTTTCAGATCAAGTATATTTAAATACTTGCAATGAATATCTTCAAATCTTAATCAGCTATATGAAAAACCCGGGAAGCGACCTGACTGAAAAGGTTTCTGACTATGCTCACAGGGTCGTTCAATTAGGCTGGAGCTTAAAATATATATCTGAAGGATTAAAAGAGCTGTCCTTAATTATCTTTACAAAAATGACGGACGGCCTTCCAGAAGCTGAAAAAATGAAAATTGTGTGGGAGTTTGACAAGTCGCTTTCCCCAATTAATAATGAGTTAATTCATCAATATGCAGAATCATGGGAGCGGACAGTTTTTCTGCAAAAGATTGCCCTGCAGGAATTATCGGCACCGCTCATTCCGATTTTTGAAAATATTACAATTATGCCATTAGTTGGTACAATTGATACAGAAAGAGCAAAGCAAATCATGGAGAACCTGCTTACAGGTGTTGTGAAGCACCGCGTGCAAGTGGTTTTAATTGATATAACAGGTGTGCCGGTTGTGGACACAATGGTTGCGCATCATATTATTCAGGCATCAGAAGCTGTCCGCTTAGTAGGAGCAAAATGCCTGATTGTGGGAATCAGACCTGAGATTGCTCAGACAATTGTGAACCTTGGCATCGATTTAAGCCAGGTAATCACGAAGAACAGCCTTCAAAAAGGAATGGAAGCTGCACTTGAAATGACGAATCGACAAATAGTAGAAATGGGGGATTCGCAATGA
- a CDS encoding PH domain-containing protein, whose translation MRDAPKYQISQKALKVWKLSALIQSLIFLAVSGGIAFAVYYFEWPIWIAIAVLGTWLIFSIIFIFITPKIQHRTWRYEVHENEIDIQSGLFVVKRVLVPMVRVQHVNTKQGPLLRKNDLATVTIHTAATIHEIPALDVVEADQLRDFISKLARVTEDDV comes from the coding sequence ATGAGAGATGCACCTAAGTATCAAATCAGTCAAAAAGCACTTAAGGTATGGAAGCTGTCAGCACTTATCCAATCATTGATTTTTTTGGCTGTATCCGGAGGAATTGCGTTTGCTGTATATTACTTTGAGTGGCCGATATGGATTGCCATTGCCGTTTTGGGAACATGGCTGATCTTTTCAATCATTTTTATCTTTATTACTCCGAAAATACAGCATCGTACGTGGCGGTATGAGGTACACGAAAATGAAATTGATATTCAGTCGGGCTTATTTGTGGTGAAACGGGTGCTCGTTCCAATGGTGAGAGTGCAGCATGTCAACACAAAGCAGGGGCCGCTGCTCAGGAAAAATGATCTTGCAACTGTAACGATTCATACAGCAGCAACCATTCATGAGATTCCTGCGCTCGATGTGGTCGAAGCTGATCAGCTGCGTGACTTTATATCAAAGCTTGCGAGGGTGACAGAAGATGATGTCTGA
- a CDS encoding D-alanine--D-alanine ligase has protein sequence MKIKVGLLYGGKSAEHQVSLQTALAVIKALDTKKFDIHPIYISDKGEWIRGAKLQEPVANVAALQFRDGGTAVSPVALNQDLFPSKTDNEHEQIDVVFPLLHGPNGEDGTVQGMLELLNIPYVGNGVLASAAGMDKVIMKNLFAQAGLEQAKYVSFIKNDWKKSPEKAYETVEQELGYPCFVKPANLGSSVGISKCKDRESLVKAFDEAFNYDRKIIIEEGIIGREIEIGVIGNDEPSCSVVGEIAPKKEFYDYKAKYVDGDTDMMIPAQVTEEEYALIKDLAIKSFKAIDGSGLVRADFFLTEDGRALINEVNTMPGFTPYSMFPLLWKHAGVEYPELIEKLVELALERHEGKQQIKHTF, from the coding sequence ATGAAAATTAAAGTCGGATTATTATACGGCGGCAAGTCAGCAGAGCATCAGGTTTCATTGCAGACCGCACTTGCTGTTATAAAAGCTTTAGATACAAAGAAATTTGATATACATCCAATCTACATTTCAGATAAAGGCGAATGGATTCGCGGTGCAAAATTGCAGGAGCCTGTTGCAAACGTTGCTGCTCTTCAGTTTAGAGACGGCGGCACAGCTGTATCGCCGGTTGCTTTGAATCAGGATCTCTTTCCTTCAAAAACGGACAATGAGCATGAGCAAATTGATGTAGTGTTCCCGCTTCTGCATGGACCAAACGGTGAAGACGGAACGGTTCAGGGCATGCTTGAATTGCTGAATATTCCTTATGTAGGGAATGGCGTTCTTGCTTCTGCAGCCGGCATGGATAAAGTGATCATGAAAAACCTGTTTGCACAGGCCGGACTCGAGCAGGCTAAATACGTTTCATTCATTAAAAACGACTGGAAGAAATCTCCGGAGAAAGCTTACGAGACAGTTGAGCAGGAGCTAGGCTACCCATGCTTTGTGAAACCAGCAAATCTTGGATCAAGTGTCGGCATCAGCAAATGCAAAGACAGGGAATCACTTGTAAAAGCTTTTGATGAGGCATTCAATTATGACCGCAAGATTATTATTGAAGAAGGCATTATCGGACGAGAAATCGAAATTGGCGTCATTGGGAACGATGAACCAAGCTGTTCTGTAGTCGGAGAGATTGCACCTAAAAAAGAATTTTACGACTACAAAGCAAAATACGTTGATGGCGATACAGATATGATGATTCCGGCACAAGTAACAGAAGAAGAATATGCTCTGATCAAAGATTTAGCTATTAAATCATTTAAGGCCATTGACGGATCAGGCCTTGTACGTGCAGATTTCTTTTTAACAGAAGACGGAAGAGCCTTGATTAATGAAGTGAACACGATGCCTGGGTTTACTCCATACAGCATGTTCCCGCTGCTTTGGAAGCATGCAGGTGTTGAGTACCCTGAGCTTATTGAGAAATTAGTTGAGCTTGCGCTTGAACGCCACGAAGGAAAACAGCAAATTAAACATACGTTTTAA
- a CDS encoding antitoxin endoai, producing MSESSATTEILIRLPQALVSELDGLVKQENGNRSELIYQATKMYIRERKKRQIRESMRRGYMEMAKINLNIASEAFQAESEADHTVERLVSGG from the coding sequence GTGTCTGAATCCAGCGCAACAACAGAAATCTTAATTCGTTTACCGCAAGCATTAGTCTCGGAATTAGACGGACTTGTCAAACAAGAGAATGGGAACCGAAGCGAGTTAATTTATCAAGCAACAAAGATGTATATCCGCGAGCGTAAGAAACGCCAAATACGCGAGTCGATGAGACGTGGATACATGGAGATGGCTAAGATTAACTTAAACATTGCTTCCGAAGCATTTCAAGCTGAATCAGAGGCTGACCACACCGTTGAACGCTTAGTAAGCGGGGGTTAA
- the ndoA gene encoding type II toxin-antitoxin system endoribonuclease NdoA translates to MIVKRGDVYFADLSPVVGSEQGGVRPVLIIQNDIGNRFSPTVIIAAITAQIQKAKLPTHVEIDSKRYGFERDSVILLEQIRTIDKQRLTDKITHLDDEMMDKVDEALQISLGLIDF, encoded by the coding sequence TTGATTGTCAAACGCGGCGACGTTTATTTTGCTGATTTATCACCCGTTGTTGGCTCTGAGCAAGGGGGCGTCCGTCCAGTGCTGATCATCCAAAATGATATCGGAAACAGGTTCAGTCCAACGGTCATCATAGCAGCTATTACTGCTCAAATTCAAAAGGCGAAATTGCCTACTCATGTAGAAATTGATTCCAAGCGTTATGGGTTTGAACGTGATTCTGTTATACTGTTAGAGCAGATTCGTACGATTGATAAACAGAGATTGACTGATAAGATTACACACTTAGATGATGAAATGATGGATAAAGTGGACGAAGCTCTGCAAATAAGCTTAGGACTCATTGATTTTTAA
- a CDS encoding rhomboid family intramembrane serine protease yields MFTRSEDFRTFTRLYPVVTVIVCIQVILWLLFLIPVPTITYFFASLVGYNAGVANGEWWRLITPIFLHANFAHILFNSVSIILFAPALEQMLGKVRFIAAYLATGIAANLATYFIIEDLTYTHVGASGAIFGLFGIYLYLVVFRKDMIDSSNSQLIITILIIGVVMTFVNANINIIAHIFGVVAGALLAPLFLTRKA; encoded by the coding sequence ATGTTTACAAGATCAGAAGATTTCAGAACGTTTACCCGTCTATACCCTGTTGTAACCGTAATTGTCTGTATTCAAGTCATACTCTGGCTGTTGTTTTTAATTCCAGTTCCTACAATAACATATTTCTTCGCCTCTTTAGTAGGGTACAACGCCGGTGTGGCTAACGGAGAGTGGTGGCGCTTGATCACTCCTATTTTCCTGCATGCAAACTTCGCTCATATTCTATTTAACAGTGTATCCATCATCCTGTTCGCACCTGCATTGGAACAGATGCTTGGAAAGGTCCGCTTTATAGCTGCGTATTTAGCAACGGGCATCGCCGCAAACCTGGCAACATATTTCATCATAGAAGATTTAACTTATACTCACGTCGGAGCATCAGGTGCTATATTCGGCTTATTCGGCATCTATCTATACCTCGTCGTATTCAGAAAAGATATGATTGACTCTTCAAATTCTCAGCTTATTATCACCATTCTGATCATCGGGGTAGTCATGACATTCGTGAATGCCAATATCAACATTATTGCCCATATCTTCGGTGTTGTGGCAGGTGCGCTGCTAGCGCCGTTGTTTCTTACTAGAAAAGCGTAG
- a CDS encoding outer membrane lipoprotein carrier protein LolA — protein MKKHFLLLAIGLLAVMMLAACGEKSKTDVVENLNKKVEELSGYKAKAQMTLQTGSEPQIYEVEIWHKQPSFYRVNLKNAEKDQSQMILRNKEGVFVLTPALKKSFRFQSEWPQNSSQAYLFESLVKDIKSDADSIFKSTKDAYVFETKTNYQNSQMLPLQEITFNKKDLKPSVVKVMDTDRNPLVVVEFSEFDFNAKFDKNSFDMQKNMSFASVDVETSASINTEPFAVKYPLEQLEDVKLTEEKEMKTENGKRVVQTYDGKKSYTFIQEKAVAATVATSSFVSGEPVDLGVAVGALTEQSLTWTYDGVEYMIASKDLTQEEMIRVAQSVQGQAIK, from the coding sequence GTGAAAAAGCACTTTTTATTACTGGCAATTGGATTGCTCGCTGTCATGATGCTTGCTGCCTGCGGTGAGAAATCCAAGACTGACGTTGTAGAAAACCTGAATAAGAAGGTTGAAGAGTTATCAGGGTACAAAGCGAAAGCGCAAATGACCCTTCAAACAGGAAGTGAGCCTCAAATTTATGAGGTGGAAATTTGGCATAAGCAGCCATCATTCTACAGAGTAAACTTGAAGAATGCTGAAAAAGATCAGAGCCAAATGATTCTCCGAAATAAAGAAGGTGTGTTTGTCCTGACGCCGGCCTTGAAGAAAAGCTTCCGTTTTCAAAGCGAATGGCCGCAAAACAGCAGTCAGGCTTATCTTTTCGAATCACTGGTAAAAGATATTAAAAGTGATGCGGATTCTATTTTCAAATCAACAAAAGATGCTTACGTTTTTGAGACAAAAACAAATTACCAAAACAGCCAGATGCTTCCTCTTCAAGAGATTACGTTCAATAAAAAGGACCTGAAGCCTTCTGTTGTCAAAGTAATGGATACAGACCGCAATCCATTAGTTGTGGTAGAGTTTTCGGAATTTGATTTTAATGCTAAATTCGATAAAAACTCATTTGATATGCAAAAGAATATGTCATTTGCAAGCGTAGATGTTGAAACATCTGCATCTATTAACACAGAACCGTTTGCTGTGAAATATCCTCTTGAACAGCTTGAGGATGTGAAGCTGACGGAAGAAAAAGAGATGAAAACAGAGAATGGCAAGCGGGTCGTTCAAACGTATGATGGTAAAAAATCCTATACCTTCATTCAGGAAAAAGCAGTCGCAGCCACTGTTGCAACCTCTTCTTTTGTAAGCGGAGAACCGGTTGACCTTGGAGTTGCTGTCGGAGCCCTGACGGAACAATCCTTAACATGGACCTATGACGGGGTAGAGTACATGATTGCATCGAAAGACTTGACTCAGGAAGAGATGATCAGGGTAGCACAATCTGTACAGGGGCAGGCAATTAAGTAA
- a CDS encoding UDP-N-acetylmuramoyl-tripeptide--D-alanyl-D-alanine ligase, protein MIRRSLLDIQTMAGGSGLSAEKENEFIHGITTDSRKIEARTLFIPIVGENFDGHEFAGKALEEGAAATLWDRNKPNPPSGAVILVDDTLKALQQLASSYLEQLQLKVIGITGSNGKTTTKDMVASLLATTYRVHKTKGNFNNHIGLPLTILSMNEDTEVAVLEMGMSSRGEIELLSNLAKPDAAIITNIGESHLMNLGSREGIAEAKLEIVSGLKPDGVLIYDGEEPLLTERVQAYSFKTISFGGSERNAYSPSEIQQTENGTFFKISGREEKLFLPVLGKHNVNNALAAIAAAEFLGVPQEKISEGLKAIQMTGMRLELTKTKENLAVINDAYNASPTSMKAAIRLACDMQGYNQKILVLGDILELGEEMQVKFHQEVGESIDSKEIHHLFTFGKLGAEIAAGARKKMDPALIHVYQDKQELVNQLRQTAKSGDLVLVKASRGMKLEEVVNALF, encoded by the coding sequence ATGATACGACGTTCGTTATTGGACATTCAAACGATGGCAGGCGGATCAGGATTATCTGCTGAAAAAGAAAATGAGTTCATTCATGGAATTACAACGGATTCGAGGAAGATTGAAGCCCGAACCCTGTTCATCCCGATTGTCGGCGAAAATTTTGACGGGCACGAGTTTGCCGGAAAAGCGCTCGAAGAAGGTGCTGCTGCAACTTTATGGGACCGCAATAAACCGAATCCTCCGTCAGGTGCCGTTATATTAGTTGATGATACGTTAAAGGCATTGCAGCAATTGGCGAGCAGCTATTTAGAGCAGCTTCAGCTTAAGGTAATCGGCATAACGGGAAGCAATGGGAAAACTACCACAAAAGATATGGTGGCTTCGCTGCTGGCCACAACATACCGTGTACATAAAACCAAAGGGAATTTTAACAATCATATCGGATTGCCGCTTACGATCCTCAGCATGAACGAGGATACAGAAGTAGCTGTACTCGAAATGGGCATGAGCAGCAGGGGCGAAATCGAACTCCTTTCAAATCTTGCAAAGCCTGATGCTGCGATCATAACGAATATCGGCGAATCCCATTTAATGAACCTGGGATCAAGGGAAGGCATAGCAGAAGCAAAGCTTGAAATTGTCAGCGGGCTAAAGCCTGATGGCGTTCTTATTTATGACGGTGAGGAACCTCTGCTTACAGAACGGGTTCAAGCTTATTCGTTTAAAACGATTTCTTTTGGCGGGTCTGAGCGGAATGCTTATTCTCCTTCTGAGATTCAGCAAACAGAAAACGGCACATTCTTTAAAATCAGCGGGCGGGAAGAGAAGTTATTTTTACCTGTGCTCGGAAAACATAATGTTAACAATGCGCTCGCAGCAATCGCTGCAGCAGAATTCTTAGGTGTGCCGCAAGAGAAAATCAGTGAAGGATTAAAAGCAATCCAAATGACGGGCATGCGTCTCGAATTAACAAAAACAAAAGAGAATCTTGCTGTTATTAATGATGCATATAATGCAAGCCCGACTTCAATGAAGGCAGCCATCAGGCTTGCGTGTGACATGCAGGGTTACAATCAGAAAATTCTTGTGCTGGGAGACATTCTTGAACTGGGCGAAGAGATGCAGGTGAAGTTTCATCAAGAGGTCGGAGAATCGATCGATTCAAAAGAGATTCATCATCTCTTCACGTTCGGGAAACTCGGTGCGGAAATAGCTGCCGGTGCACGTAAAAAAATGGATCCGGCCCTAATTCATGTCTATCAAGATAAACAAGAGCTTGTTAATCAATTAAGACAGACGGCAAAATCCGGGGATCTCGTATTAGTAAAAGCTTCACGCGGCATGAAGCTTGAAGAAGTCGTTAATGCGCTTTTTTAA